A window from Acidobacteriota bacterium encodes these proteins:
- a CDS encoding biotin/lipoyl-binding protein, which translates to MRWVVRGGGSSEEIDVEQNGIQFTVVCDGRRHDLELVRLDGAVASLRFPDSGRSLQISYQNGGNGNWRIGVSQREFDFEVLTPAEAVEAVSAARETGPSRVTAPIPGKVVSVKVKPGDTVEPGQSLVVLEAMKMENELAAEQAGKVSAVHARAGETVDGGELLVELE; encoded by the coding sequence ATGAGGTGGGTCGTTCGCGGCGGCGGTTCGTCCGAAGAGATCGATGTCGAGCAGAACGGCATCCAGTTCACGGTCGTATGTGACGGTCGACGACACGATCTCGAGCTCGTTCGCCTCGACGGCGCAGTGGCGTCTCTGCGATTTCCGGATAGTGGACGCAGTTTGCAGATCTCCTATCAGAACGGCGGAAACGGAAACTGGCGCATCGGCGTCAGCCAGAGGGAGTTCGACTTCGAAGTTCTGACCCCAGCGGAAGCGGTGGAAGCGGTGAGCGCCGCGCGAGAAACCGGACCCAGCCGCGTGACAGCGCCGATCCCAGGGAAGGTGGTGTCGGTCAAGGTCAAGCCCGGAGATACGGTCGAGCCAGGACAGTCGCTGGTCGTGCTCGAGGCCATGAAAATGGAAAACGAGCTGGCGGCGGAACAGGCCGGCAAGGTATCAGCGGTCCATGCCCGGGCGGGCGAGACAGTGGATGGCGGTGAGCTCCTGGTCGAGCTCGAATGA
- a CDS encoding acetyl-CoA carboxylase biotin carboxylase subunit has translation MKLLIANRGEIAVRIIRACREMGIGTVSVYSDVDRLAPHVLMADASYPIGPAPAARSYLDMDKLLAAADESGADLLHPGYGFLAENADFAEKVEAAGLTWVGPPPTAMRVMGSKTESRKLAGRAGAPVIPGLMEPISEVAELETFVDENGLPVLLKAVAGGGGKGMRVVSDRRELAAAYERACSEGQAYFGDARVYVERLVESPRHIEVQVVADREGNAVYVGERECSIQRRHQKVVEECPSPVVGPELRAQLGEAALAIVNASKYYSLGTVEFLLDPEGAFYFLEMNTRLQVEHPITEEVYGVDLVQEQINLALGEPLSLRQEDLVPRGHAIECRIYAEDPLRNFAPSPGRISLWVRPGGPGVRLDSGVMESSVVPLDYDPMLAKLVVWASDRDTALKRLHRALSEFQVSGVSTTLTLFRALVEMEAFQTAGYHTGFLDQLLASGDLEKLHGEQDPEAERAAMMVAACLATASAGRLPRDLFAGGHESDWWREGLRVLHGRFPR, from the coding sequence ATGAAGCTCCTGATTGCCAACCGGGGGGAGATTGCGGTGCGGATCATCCGCGCCTGCCGCGAGATGGGTATCGGAACCGTCAGTGTCTACTCGGATGTCGACCGGCTCGCGCCACACGTATTGATGGCCGATGCGAGCTACCCGATCGGTCCGGCGCCGGCGGCCCGGAGCTACCTCGACATGGACAAGCTGTTGGCAGCTGCGGATGAGAGTGGCGCCGATCTTCTCCATCCGGGATACGGCTTTCTGGCCGAAAACGCGGACTTCGCGGAAAAGGTCGAAGCGGCCGGGCTGACCTGGGTCGGACCACCGCCCACCGCGATGCGCGTGATGGGGTCGAAGACCGAATCACGCAAGCTTGCTGGCAGAGCCGGAGCGCCGGTCATTCCGGGTCTGATGGAGCCGATCTCCGAAGTTGCAGAGCTGGAAACGTTCGTCGATGAGAATGGTTTGCCGGTTCTGTTGAAGGCGGTTGCCGGGGGTGGCGGAAAGGGTATGCGCGTCGTTTCCGACCGCCGGGAGCTCGCTGCCGCCTATGAGCGCGCGTGCTCCGAGGGACAGGCCTACTTTGGCGATGCCAGAGTCTATGTCGAGCGATTGGTCGAGTCGCCTCGCCACATCGAGGTGCAGGTCGTGGCCGACCGCGAGGGGAATGCGGTCTACGTCGGCGAGCGCGAGTGTTCGATCCAGCGGCGCCACCAGAAAGTGGTCGAAGAGTGCCCTTCGCCGGTCGTCGGGCCCGAGCTTCGGGCCCAATTGGGCGAAGCCGCGCTCGCGATTGTCAACGCTTCGAAGTACTACTCGCTGGGCACGGTGGAGTTCCTGCTCGACCCGGAGGGGGCCTTCTACTTCCTCGAAATGAACACACGTCTGCAGGTCGAGCATCCGATCACCGAAGAGGTCTACGGCGTCGACCTGGTCCAGGAACAGATCAACCTCGCCCTCGGTGAGCCCCTTTCCCTGCGACAGGAGGACCTCGTCCCGCGTGGGCATGCCATCGAGTGCAGGATCTACGCCGAGGACCCGCTGAGAAACTTCGCGCCGTCTCCGGGGCGGATCTCGCTCTGGGTGCGGCCGGGTGGGCCGGGGGTGAGGCTCGATTCCGGTGTCATGGAGTCGAGCGTCGTACCCCTCGATTACGATCCGATGCTGGCCAAGCTCGTTGTGTGGGCGTCCGATCGGGACACGGCACTCAAGCGCCTCCACAGGGCACTTTCCGAGTTTCAGGTGAGTGGCGTTTCGACAACACTCACTCTATTCCGTGCGCTGGTCGAAATGGAAGCGTTCCAAACAGCGGGTTACCACACTGGTTTTCTCGACCAGCTCCTCGCTTCGGGTGACCTCGAGAAGCTGCACGGCGAGCAGGATCCCGAGGCCGAGCGCGCGGCGATGATGGTCGCCGCATGCCTCGCTACCGCCTCGGCGGGCCGCCTGCCCCGGGATCTCTTCGCAGGCGGTCATGAAAGCGATTGGTGGAGGGAAGGATTGCGGGTCCTGCACGGGAGGTTCCCCCGATGA
- a CDS encoding methylmalonyl-CoA carboxyltransferase: protein MSRDVVDRLEERLASNRRGGGEDKIDRQHRQGKLTARERIEQFLDEGSFEEVDALVEHGCTDFGMGDRKTPGDGVVAGHGQVHGRTVFVFAQDFTVFGGSLSEANAAKICKIMDLAVKVGAPVIGLNDSGGARIQEGVASLAGYADIFLRNTLASGVVPQISAIMGPCAGGAVYSPAITDFVFMVETTSYMFVTGPEVIKTVTHEEVTKEKLGGAMTHNSVSGVAHFAAPGDTECLASIRRLLSFLPSNNAERPPVVSTEDPLDREIPELDDFVPSDPNKPYDITKLIRWAADDDEFFEVHQHFAKNIVVGFTRVGGRAIGVIANQPAHLAGVLDINASIKGARFVRFCDAFNIPLWIVEDVPGFLPGTEQEFGGIIRHGAKLLFALAEATVPKVTVITRKAYGGAYCVMGSKHIRTDINLAFPTAEIAVMGAQGAVNILYRGEIEGSDDPEAERARRVAEYQELFANPFEAAAKGYLDEVIKPRALRRKLASAFAMLQTKRDSMPAKKHANIPL from the coding sequence ATGAGCCGCGATGTTGTCGATCGATTGGAGGAGCGGCTGGCCTCCAACCGCCGTGGTGGTGGAGAGGACAAAATCGACCGCCAGCACAGGCAAGGGAAGTTGACGGCCCGCGAACGGATCGAGCAGTTTCTCGACGAAGGCAGTTTCGAAGAAGTGGATGCTCTGGTCGAGCACGGCTGCACCGATTTCGGCATGGGGGACAGGAAAACCCCGGGCGACGGAGTCGTTGCGGGACACGGACAGGTGCACGGTCGGACGGTGTTCGTTTTTGCACAGGATTTCACCGTGTTCGGCGGCTCGCTGTCCGAGGCCAATGCGGCCAAGATCTGCAAAATCATGGACCTTGCGGTCAAGGTCGGAGCGCCAGTCATCGGCCTCAACGATTCCGGTGGTGCGAGGATCCAGGAAGGCGTCGCCTCGCTGGCCGGCTATGCCGACATTTTCCTTCGAAATACCCTCGCCTCGGGTGTCGTGCCGCAGATTTCCGCCATCATGGGCCCCTGCGCCGGAGGCGCGGTCTACTCACCGGCGATCACCGACTTCGTCTTCATGGTCGAGACCACCTCCTACATGTTCGTCACCGGACCCGAGGTCATCAAGACGGTGACCCACGAGGAGGTCACCAAGGAAAAGCTCGGAGGGGCGATGACCCACAACTCCGTCTCCGGAGTGGCGCATTTTGCCGCCCCCGGCGACACCGAATGCCTGGCGTCCATCCGTCGCCTGCTTTCCTTTCTGCCTTCCAACAACGCCGAGCGGCCGCCGGTGGTGTCTACGGAAGATCCGCTCGATCGAGAGATTCCGGAGCTCGATGACTTCGTGCCCTCGGACCCGAACAAACCCTACGACATCACGAAGCTGATTCGCTGGGCGGCGGACGACGATGAATTCTTCGAGGTCCACCAACACTTCGCCAAGAATATCGTCGTCGGTTTCACCCGGGTTGGGGGGCGCGCGATCGGAGTGATCGCCAACCAGCCGGCCCACCTTGCGGGAGTCCTCGACATCAATGCGTCAATCAAGGGTGCGCGCTTCGTTCGCTTCTGCGATGCCTTCAACATTCCGCTGTGGATCGTCGAGGATGTGCCCGGCTTTCTCCCCGGCACCGAACAGGAGTTCGGCGGCATCATACGTCACGGTGCCAAATTGCTTTTCGCGCTGGCCGAAGCGACCGTGCCGAAAGTTACTGTGATCACCCGAAAGGCATACGGCGGTGCCTATTGTGTGATGGGTTCCAAGCACATCAGGACCGACATCAACTTGGCTTTCCCGACTGCGGAGATCGCGGTGATGGGTGCTCAGGGGGCGGTCAACATCCTCTACCGGGGAGAGATCGAAGGATCCGATGATCCCGAGGCGGAGCGAGCACGCCGGGTCGCGGAATATCAGGAATTGTTCGCCAATCCGTTCGAAGCGGCCGCGAAGGGCTACCTTGACGAGGTCATCAAACCGCGCGCCCTGCGCCGCAAGCTGGCCTCCGCCTTCGCCATGCTGCAGACCAAACGGGATTCGATGCCGGCGAAAAAGCACGCGAATATACCCTTGTAG